In a single window of the Leptospira harrisiae genome:
- a CDS encoding glycosyltransferase family 2 protein: protein MNKVLCIIPARDEEEGISRALNGLISGSGLDKSQFIVVNNASKDKTPEIVKQLGLLLLDCPEIGYGNACLVAINWIKNLEQEPKYILFCDADGSDDPSDIQKLIRVIEESNADLVIGSRTIGTVEIGALSPIQIFGNALTCFLIFLFFRLKFTDMGPLRIVKYSAFQKLQMQDPTWGWNIEMHVKALQLGFDVREISVNYRKRFAGISKISGTFSMSFRVGIKILYTFFRLLVFRAH from the coding sequence GTGAATAAAGTTCTTTGTATCATACCAGCAAGGGACGAAGAAGAGGGCATATCACGTGCGTTAAATGGTCTTATTTCAGGTTCGGGATTAGATAAATCTCAGTTTATCGTTGTAAACAATGCTTCCAAGGACAAAACGCCGGAGATTGTGAAACAATTGGGTTTATTGTTACTGGATTGCCCGGAAATTGGATACGGAAATGCCTGTTTGGTGGCAATAAATTGGATCAAAAATTTAGAACAGGAACCTAAATACATTTTATTTTGTGATGCCGATGGTTCTGATGATCCCTCTGACATTCAAAAATTAATACGAGTGATTGAGGAATCAAATGCAGATTTAGTGATTGGTTCCAGAACCATTGGAACTGTTGAAATAGGGGCATTGTCTCCAATTCAAATCTTTGGAAATGCTCTTACTTGTTTTTTGATATTCTTGTTTTTTCGACTCAAATTTACCGATATGGGTCCACTTAGGATTGTAAAATATTCTGCTTTTCAAAAATTACAGATGCAAGATCCAACTTGGGGATGGAATATTGAAATGCATGTAAAGGCTTTGCAATTGGGTTTCGATGTTCGTGAAATTTCTGTGAATTATCGAAAACGATTTGCAGGTATTTCAAAAATTTCGGGAACCTTTTCTATGTCTTTTCGTGTTGGTATTAAAATTTTATACACTTTTTTTCGGTTGTTAGTTTTTCGTGCCCATTAG
- a CDS encoding multiheme c-type cytochrome has protein sequence MVLRSETTFGNWKLKRNIYISFFLFLVLSAFVFIYLNQREIPIEQVFPGRVWAKPIENLPDLKAVGAPTAKNCGSCHVEIYEEWKRSTHANALSDIQFQSELAKPSSPKWVCLNCHIPIQNQRETIITGLKNGDYFRPIEIANPSFNPEMKEEGVTCATCHVRTDSETNQSYVIGGTGGTSPPHPVKIDRQQLLSRCYDCHNETYKLNESLVCSFQTGTELNATKSKESCSSCHQPEVRRSFVKPSLHKPIRTSHKHGFIGGGVPKSFDLYSDQIRLGYKPGLALSNIKIENNSVELILTNVNAGHHVTTGDPERFYRLTLVGLDKTGKTILKEETTIGQEWSWSPSAKKVSDSRIPSGKEFVWKFSQTNPSIETYLFQAVHVRLKDKTSDYMILSSGYLSSPYKEKVENIKDLYPHSSIVIESTYQLKTKFRKDTPLEELFRRNQQRKGE, from the coding sequence ATGGTCTTACGATCCGAAACTACCTTTGGAAATTGGAAATTGAAACGAAATATTTACATCTCTTTTTTTCTTTTTCTTGTTTTAAGTGCATTTGTTTTTATTTATCTCAACCAAAGAGAAATCCCCATTGAACAGGTGTTTCCTGGAAGAGTTTGGGCTAAACCAATTGAAAATCTTCCTGATTTAAAAGCGGTTGGAGCTCCCACTGCCAAAAATTGTGGAAGCTGTCATGTCGAAATTTATGAAGAATGGAAACGCTCTACCCATGCCAACGCTCTTTCTGATATTCAATTTCAGTCTGAATTAGCAAAACCAAGTTCGCCAAAATGGGTCTGTTTGAATTGCCATATTCCTATCCAAAACCAAAGGGAAACGATCATCACTGGACTAAAAAATGGAGATTATTTCCGACCAATAGAAATTGCAAATCCCAGTTTTAACCCAGAAATGAAAGAAGAGGGAGTTACATGTGCCACTTGCCATGTACGTACGGATTCTGAAACAAATCAGAGTTATGTGATTGGAGGGACAGGTGGAACCTCACCTCCTCATCCTGTAAAAATTGATCGTCAACAATTATTAAGTCGTTGTTATGATTGTCACAACGAGACGTATAAATTAAATGAATCACTTGTTTGTTCCTTCCAAACTGGCACTGAGTTAAACGCAACTAAGTCAAAAGAATCTTGTTCTTCTTGTCACCAGCCTGAAGTTCGCCGGTCTTTCGTAAAACCATCCTTACACAAACCAATACGAACTTCACACAAACATGGATTTATTGGAGGAGGAGTTCCTAAATCTTTTGACTTGTATTCTGATCAAATTCGATTAGGTTACAAACCTGGATTAGCTCTTTCAAACATAAAAATAGAAAACAATTCTGTCGAGTTGATTCTAACTAATGTTAATGCAGGTCATCATGTCACTACGGGAGATCCTGAAAGATTTTATCGACTTACACTTGTTGGTCTAGATAAAACTGGTAAAACAATTTTAAAAGAGGAAACCACTATAGGTCAAGAATGGTCTTGGTCTCCTTCGGCAAAAAAAGTCAGTGATTCTCGGATTCCATCTGGAAAAGAATTTGTTTGGAAATTTAGTCAGACTAATCCTTCTATAGAAACTTATCTTTTCCAGGCAGTTCATGTTCGTTTAAAAGATAAAACATCTGACTATATGATACTATCCTCAGGGTACCTTTCCTCCCCTTATAAAGAAAAAGTCGAAAACATAAAAGATTTGTATCCTCATAGTTCCATTGTCATTGAATCAACTTACCAATTGAAAACCAAATTCAGAAAAGATACTCCATTAGAAGAATTATTTCGAAGGAATCAGCAGAGAAAGGGTGAATAA
- a CDS encoding sulfurtransferase, which translates to MKVLRGYGIYLFSLSLLWAFWLQLSAGPKAQPQEIKDTPWFISKESSIPFSKYTILDTRSSIHRWKDKVPGSKVITWEELSRTDAPHKGELLELKLVRKKINDLGIKTNDNILVLGDGASGWGEEGRIVWSLRETGFSQAYWLEGGFDTYQKEILKKTDTKPKDNQELTTETSKRNSNQTYLIQKEEIVKGLPLKKYQILDTREPREYSGATPYGETRGGHIPGAKSLFYQELFDAKGNIKSKEEVDLYLKRLGIQKEKPVVAYCTGGIRSAFVVGILRTYGYNAYNYAGSMWEWSYDPKLPLEIGN; encoded by the coding sequence GTGAAAGTACTACGTGGCTACGGGATTTATCTATTTTCTTTGTCTCTACTTTGGGCTTTTTGGCTCCAACTCAGCGCAGGACCCAAAGCACAACCGCAAGAAATCAAAGACACTCCTTGGTTTATTTCAAAAGAATCTTCAATTCCATTCTCTAAGTATACAATCCTTGACACTCGGTCTTCCATTCACCGGTGGAAAGATAAGGTTCCTGGTTCTAAAGTCATCACCTGGGAGGAACTATCTAGAACGGATGCTCCGCATAAAGGCGAATTGTTAGAATTAAAATTGGTTCGTAAAAAAATAAATGATCTTGGAATCAAAACAAATGACAATATACTTGTATTAGGTGATGGTGCAAGCGGATGGGGTGAAGAAGGGCGAATTGTTTGGAGTTTACGGGAGACAGGTTTCTCACAAGCCTACTGGTTAGAGGGAGGATTTGATACTTACCAAAAAGAAATTCTAAAGAAAACAGATACGAAACCTAAAGATAACCAAGAATTAACAACAGAAACATCAAAAAGAAATTCAAACCAAACGTACCTGATTCAAAAAGAAGAAATTGTAAAAGGATTACCATTAAAAAAGTACCAAATCCTTGATACTCGGGAGCCAAGAGAATATTCGGGAGCCACTCCATATGGGGAAACCAGAGGAGGTCATATCCCTGGTGCAAAGTCTCTGTTTTACCAAGAATTATTTGATGCCAAGGGAAATATTAAATCGAAAGAAGAAGTGGATTTATATTTAAAACGTTTGGGAATCCAAAAAGAAAAACCTGTTGTGGCTTATTGTACGGGAGGGATTCGTTCTGCTTTTGTCGTTGGAATTCTTCGTACGTATGGTTATAATGCTTACAACTATGCGGGTTCTATGTGGGAATGGTCTTACGATCCGAAACTACCTTTGGAAATTGGAAATTGA
- a CDS encoding DUF4395 domain-containing protein, protein MKIGYYPDVVNENVTRIVASTVVFLGVFSILFPNVYVLGLLLLGFLLRLSYGPKFEPFAFFTSRYLVPWLGISFVGTAGPPKRFAQLIGFLFSLSAIVFYSLGYSLAYQITLATLVFFASLESFLGWCAGCFAFGLLMKLGVIPVEICERCNNLNFNK, encoded by the coding sequence ATGAAAATTGGATACTATCCGGACGTGGTCAATGAAAATGTCACAAGGATTGTTGCTTCAACAGTCGTATTCCTAGGTGTTTTTTCCATCTTATTTCCCAATGTATATGTACTTGGACTCCTATTATTAGGTTTTCTATTAAGACTCAGCTATGGACCCAAGTTTGAACCTTTTGCTTTTTTCACTTCTAGATACTTAGTGCCATGGCTAGGCATTTCTTTTGTGGGAACGGCGGGGCCGCCAAAACGATTTGCGCAATTGATTGGATTTTTATTTAGTCTTAGTGCGATTGTATTTTATAGTTTGGGTTATTCCTTGGCTTACCAAATCACTCTTGCGACACTCGTTTTTTTTGCATCACTGGAATCCTTTTTAGGTTGGTGCGCTGGTTGTTTTGCATTCGGATTATTGATGAAGCTGGGTGTGATTCCAGTGGAAATTTGTGAACGATGTAATAACCTAAACTTCAATAAATAA